A genomic region of Phragmites australis chromosome 2, lpPhrAust1.1, whole genome shotgun sequence contains the following coding sequences:
- the LOC133908751 gene encoding 3-hydroxyisobutyryl-CoA hydrolase-like protein 5, whose amino-acid sequence MAQQRPNPEEVVLGQEIGGARVISLNRPRQLNGISDRVVYLLAQFLEKWEEDDCAKLVIFKGAGRAFSAGGDLKMFYEGKSDDSCLEVVYRMYWLCYHIHTYKKTTVALVNGLVMGGGAAMVAPLKFAVVTEKTIFATPEASVGLHTDCSFSYIYSRLPGYLGEYLALTGARLNAKEMISAGLATHFVPSEKLEELEKRLLNINTGDESAVRAVIEELSTDVQSDEESILNKLPTINKCFSAETVEDIIKAFESEASTDGNQWIAPVLKGMRRSSPTALKITLRSIREGRKQSLPECLKKEFRLTMNILRSVVTGDVYEGIRALSIDKDNAPKWSPATLEEVKNEDIDRVFQPFSSEQELHVPSDDSNRWNGKYENTVYARATQ is encoded by the exons ATGGCTCAGCAGCGACCGAACCCTGAGGAG GTGGTCCTCGGGCAGGAGATCGGCGGCGCGAGAGTGATCTCACTGAACCGCCCGCGCCAGCTCAACGGCATCTCCGATAGAGTG GTCTATCTCCTCGCCCAGTTCTTGGAGAAGTGGGAGGAAGATGACTGCGCCAAACTGGTCATTTTTAAG GGAGCTGGACGTGCATTTTCTGCTGGTGGGGACCTAAAGATGTTCTATGAAGGGAAATCAG ATGATTCCTGCCTCGAGGTTGTGTATAGGATGTACTGGCTCTGCTATCACATTCATACGTACAAGAAAACTACG GTAGCTCTTGTTAATGGACTTGTCATGGGTGGAGGTGCTGCtatggttgctccattgaaGTTTGCAGTTGTCACTGAGAAAACA ATTTTTGCTACTCCCGAAGCAAGTGTTGGATTGCACACAGATTGTAGCTTTTCCTACATCTATTCTCGTCTCCCTGGATATTTAG GGGAGTACCTGGCTTTAACTGGTGCTAGGTTGAATGCAAAGGAAATGATTTCTGCCGGCCTTGCTACTCATTTTGTTCCTTCTGAA AAATTGGAGGAACTCGAGAAACGTTTACTGAATATAAACACAGGTGATGAATCTGCAGTTCGAGCTGTCATTGAAGAATTATCTACAGACGTTCAATCTGATGAAGAGAGTATTTTGAACAA GCTCCCAACCATCAACAAATGTTTCTCTGCTGAGACTGTTGAGGATATCATAAAGGCATTT GAATCAGAAGCAAGCACTGACGGAAACCAATGGATAGCTCCAGTCCTGAAGGGTATGAGAAGATCATCTCCTACTGCGTTGAAGATCACTCTGAGATCG ATTAGAGAAGGGCGAAAACAGAGTTTGCCTGAATGTTTGAAGAAGGAATTCAGGCTTACAATGAATATTCTCCGATCTGTTGTCACTGGTGATGTATATGAG GGCATCAGAGCTCTTAGTATCGACAAAGACAATGCCCCAAAG TGGAGTCCTGCTACCCTTGAGGAGGTGAAGAACGAGGACATTGACCGTGTGTTCCAGCCGTTCAGTTCAGAGCAGGAGCTCCATGTCCCATCTGACGACTCCAACAG GTGGAATGGCAAATATGAGAACACAGTCTATGCCAGAGCCACGCAGTAA
- the LOC133908753 gene encoding large ribosomal subunit protein eL20-like encodes MVAFRFHQYQVVGRGLPTPTDEHPKIYRMKLWATNEVRAKSKFWYFLRKLKKVKKSNGQILAINEIFEKNPTTIKNYGIWLRYQSRTGYHNMYKEYRDTTLNGAVEQMYNEMASRHRVRSPCIQIIKNATVHFKLCKRDNTKQFHKSDIRFPLVFRKVRPSTRKLKTTFKASRPNLFM; translated from the exons ATGGTCGCCTTCAGG TTCCACCAGTACCAGGTGGTGGGGAGAGGCCTGCCGACGCCGACCGATGAGCACCCCAAGATCTACCGCATGAAGCTCTGGGCCACCAACGAGGTCCGCGCCAAGTCCAAGTTCTG GTACTTCCTCCGCAAGCtgaagaaggtgaagaagagCAACGGCCAGATCCTCGCCATCAACGAG ATCTTTGAGAAGAACCCCACCACGATCAAGAACTATGGCATCTGGCTGCGTTACCAGAGCAGGACTGGCTACCACAACATGTACAAGGAGTACCGTGACACAACCCTCAATGGTGCTGTTGAGCAGATGTACAATGAGATGGCTTCCCGCCACCGTGTCAGGTCCCCTTGCATTCAAATAATCAAGAATGCTACAGTCCACTTCAAATTGTGCAAGCGAGATAATACTAAACAGTTCCACAAGTCGGACATCAGGTTTCCGCTGGTGTTCCGCAAGGTCAGGCCATCAACCAGGAAACTGAAGACCACCTTCAAGGCTTCGAGGCCAAACTTGTTTATGTGA
- the LOC133908752 gene encoding glucosidase 2 subunit beta-like isoform X2, whose protein sequence is MRAPPPSRRLVSSAPATLLLLSRLLLAGASDGAPPLVGVSPQSELGTSLCSPTAPSFFSLPHRVVSADEAYFTPQVIACRDGSGYFPRNRLNDGYCDCADGTDEPGTSACPEGKFYCRNIGDTPRLLFSSFVNDKICDCCDGSDEYESGIHCQNTCRNRKDIAEADDGGRELSVTHLDVANVFTSKHTIDIEDLIQKLRGLKMALVIELGLVVCIFAFCFARRRTRTHRRQYVLKR, encoded by the exons ATGAGGGCCCCACCACCAAGTCGTCGCCTCGTCTCCTCGGCTCCCGccactctcctcctcctctcccgcctcctcctcgccggtgCCAGCGACGGCGCGCCACCGCTCGTCGGCGTTTCTCCCCAAAGTGAACTGGGCACCTCCCTATGCTCTCCCACCGCACCGTCGTTTTTCTCTCTTCCTCACCGAGTCGTTTCTGCAGATGAGGCGTACTTCACGCCGCAGGTGATCGCCTGCAGGGACGGCTCGGGCTACTTCCCGAGGAACCGGCTCAACGACGGGTACTGCGACTGCGCCGATGGAACCGACGAGCCAG GTACTTCGGCTTGTCCAGAAGGCAAGTTTTACTGCAGAAATATTGGAGATACCCCTCGTTTGTTGTTCTCTTCGTTTGTGAATGATAAAATATGTG ATTGTTGTGATGGAAGTGACGAGTATGAAAGTGGCATCCATTGTCAGAACACATGTAGGAATAGAAAGGATATTGCTGAGGCTGATGATGGTGGTCGAGAGCTGTCAGTAACACATTTAGATGTTGCTAATGTGTTTACCAGTAAACATACAATCGATATAGAAGACCTTATCCAGAAGCTAAGAG GATTAAAAATGGCTCTAGTCATTGAGCTGGGCCTTGTTGTATGTATTTTTGCTTTCTGCTTTGCTCGTCGCCGCACTAGAACACACAGGAGACAGTATGTTTTGAAAC GTTAG
- the LOC133908752 gene encoding glucosidase 2 subunit beta-like isoform X3, producing MRAPPPSRRLVSSAPATLLLLSRLLLAGASDGAPPLVGVSPQNEAYFTPQVIACRDGSGYFPRNRLNDGYCDCADGTDEPGTSACPEGKFYCRNIGDTPRLLFSSFVNDKICDCCDGSDEYESGIHCQNTCRNRKDIAEADDGGRELSVTHLDVANVFTSKHTIDIEDLIQKLRGLKMALVIELGLVVCIFAFCFARRRTRTHRRQYVLKR from the exons ATGAGGGCCCCACCACCAAGTCGTCGCCTCGTCTCCTCGGCTCCCGccactctcctcctcctctcccgcctcctcctcgccggtgCCAGCGACGGCGCGCCACCGCTCGTCGGCGTTTCTCCCCAAA ATGAGGCGTACTTCACGCCGCAGGTGATCGCCTGCAGGGACGGCTCGGGCTACTTCCCGAGGAACCGGCTCAACGACGGGTACTGCGACTGCGCCGATGGAACCGACGAGCCAG GTACTTCGGCTTGTCCAGAAGGCAAGTTTTACTGCAGAAATATTGGAGATACCCCTCGTTTGTTGTTCTCTTCGTTTGTGAATGATAAAATATGTG ATTGTTGTGATGGAAGTGACGAGTATGAAAGTGGCATCCATTGTCAGAACACATGTAGGAATAGAAAGGATATTGCTGAGGCTGATGATGGTGGTCGAGAGCTGTCAGTAACACATTTAGATGTTGCTAATGTGTTTACCAGTAAACATACAATCGATATAGAAGACCTTATCCAGAAGCTAAGAG GATTAAAAATGGCTCTAGTCATTGAGCTGGGCCTTGTTGTATGTATTTTTGCTTTCTGCTTTGCTCGTCGCCGCACTAGAACACACAGGAGACAGTATGTTTTGAAAC GTTAG
- the LOC133908752 gene encoding glucosidase 2 subunit beta-like isoform X4, giving the protein MRAPPPSRRLVSSAPATLLLLSRLLLAGASDGAPPLVGVSPQSELGTSLCSPTAPSFFSLPHRVVSADEAYFTPQVIACRDGSGYFPRNRLNDGYCDCADGTDEPGTSACPEGKFYCRNIGDTPRLLFSSFVNDKICASLYLLYEQCHTYNMAIQLAYDPCSSQLPSCGPKQGQVFRRLL; this is encoded by the exons ATGAGGGCCCCACCACCAAGTCGTCGCCTCGTCTCCTCGGCTCCCGccactctcctcctcctctcccgcctcctcctcgccggtgCCAGCGACGGCGCGCCACCGCTCGTCGGCGTTTCTCCCCAAAGTGAACTGGGCACCTCCCTATGCTCTCCCACCGCACCGTCGTTTTTCTCTCTTCCTCACCGAGTCGTTTCTGCAGATGAGGCGTACTTCACGCCGCAGGTGATCGCCTGCAGGGACGGCTCGGGCTACTTCCCGAGGAACCGGCTCAACGACGGGTACTGCGACTGCGCCGATGGAACCGACGAGCCAG GTACTTCGGCTTGTCCAGAAGGCAAGTTTTACTGCAGAAATATTGGAGATACCCCTCGTTTGTTGTTCTCTTCGTTTGTGAATGATAAAATATGTG CTAGTCTGTATTTACTGTATGAGCAGTGCCATACGTACAACATGGCCATACAACTGGCGTACGACCCTTGCTCATCACAGCTTCCTTCATGCGGGCCCAAGCAAGGGCAAGTTTTCCGCAG ATTGTTGTGA